From the Cucumis sativus cultivar 9930 chromosome 5, Cucumber_9930_V3, whole genome shotgun sequence genome, the window atagttttattttaaaacataaaactaagATACTGTAATAGAGAGATGATCATGGAGGCCCATAAAGTTTTTGGGAAAGAAGACGGAATCTTCTGTCCTAAATGGctaaatgtttcattttcaccgatttctcttttctttggtGGTGAAGCTGCTTGTTTTCCTTGTATGACAGCTGATTCAAAGGCAGAAACTTTCACTCTATGGATGAAGTCTCTTATCATGCAAGGAAATGGTCTAACAGTTTTCAATGAAAATGGTCAGATTGTTTTTCGCATCGACAATTATGATGAGAAGAGCAGCAGGGAGGTTTCTTTGATGGATCTTGGAGGGAGACTTCTCTTCACGCTACGTCGAAAGGTGGGTTTCCATGAATAAGGACTGAATCTTATTGTGTACCTATTGTTGTATTGGTTTCCCTCATTGAttatttttggtttcatttGGCAGAGTATATGGTTTGTGTGTGATTGGGAAGGATTTAAAGAGGATGGTAATGTAAATAATGAGGAAAGAAAACCATTCTTTAGAGTGAAAAAGGTTCTCGGATTTTTCAGTAAAAAGTTAAGCTGTGATGTAAAATTTTATGGAGATGAATCTCCGGCAAGTTTGTGCTATAGGTTCGAAGGGTTGTGGGGCAAAACAACTTTCAGAATATTAGACAATCGTGGAGGTGTTGTCGCAGAGGTAAGTCCTTTTGTTTTTCGCTAAAATTACACAGCTTTTGATATCCATATCATGCATTAGTATGATATTATCCACTTTTTTACTTAAATCTATAGTTTTTCCCACTCATCAAAGTTTTTATTGGAGAAAAGAAGCGGTGAAAAGTGATGAAATGAAGTAACTGGCATTTGGGTTTGTGCAGGCAAAGAGAAAGCAATCATCTATAGGGGTTCTATTGGGAGAAGATGTTTTGAGTTTGGTCCTAGTACAGACTAATTTAGACCATTCCCTTCTCATGGCTCTTGTGACTGTTTACCTATTGATTCAACACAGAATATGattcatttatttcaaaagagTAAACAAGGAGACAAACCTGGGAACAATGCATGAAAGAATCTGATGATTCTTTGCTTCACGCAGCCAAAATTGCAAATTGGACCCAAAATATCCAGCTTCTTGACCAATCCAACCCAACGCTTTTTGTCCTTTTCTCCCTTCAATTCTTTCAAGAGAATTAGGAGCAGCCATCGAAAAGTATGCAATTGAATTCAGAAATATTGTATATGAATACTTTTACACTGTATTGTTAGTGGATTTCTTCTGTCTGATAAGATATGGGTTGTTGGTTACTGACCACCTTCAGGTTCTTCAATTATGAGGCTTGGTGCCTGGTGGGATGAGAATTTTATGCAAAAATCCATCTGCCTGCAATAGACTCAGTTACAAGAAATTTCCTGCAAAAGTAAAAGAGTTTAACCATAGGAGATGCGCTTTTAATTTCACAAGTAGAGGTCCCTTTCCCTTCTTCCTATCCCTGAAGTGTTGactgaaataataaaagaataagaaaccTCCTGTATTCCATGGCAAGCTATGAAAGATAATtacatcatttaaaaataaatatagagaaGTTCAATGGACCAAAAAAACATTTGACTAAATCGGACAGATAATGTCAGATGTGgctttctttttgcttttacatttttttcttcctttttttcttttttttggtggGGAGGGGGCtatataatatacaaacaaattatttattcactCTAAGAGAATGTGTGGTATCACGCTACTTCAAGTTACGTTTTCTATATAATTCTAAGAAATAATTACTAAATCTTCTTGTAATTTTTAAGACTGCGTAGAGTCATTACAAGCTGCTGTCTTTCACCTTCTACCTCTGCAAACTTGAGACTTATCTCTGAATATCTTTCTTGCATTTCCTTTAGTTCACTCtccattaatttgtttttttccctcaATAATGCTAATTCTGTCGAAAAATTGTCGCAATTGTTGTCACTGTCGTCAAGTTTGCAGGCTTTCAATTCTGTCTCTGCTGAAATTCTGTCATTCCTGCGGGAGAATAGAATAAGGACGAGGATCGTGGAATTGATTCAATTAATTGGACGTACGAAATCGGAAACTGAGCAAGAACTTTGAAGAGATGGAGAGGTTATTATCTGCTTTTTA encodes:
- the LOC101217441 gene encoding protein LURP-one-related 4 — translated: MIMEAHKVFGKEDGIFCPKWLNVSFSPISLFFGGEAACFPCMTADSKAETFTLWMKSLIMQGNGLTVFNENGQIVFRIDNYDEKSSREVSLMDLGGRLLFTLRRKSIWFVCDWEGFKEDGNVNNEERKPFFRVKKVLGFFSKKLSCDVKFYGDESPASLCYRFEGLWGKTTFRILDNRGGVVAEAKRKQSSIGVLLGEDVLSLVLVQTNLDHSLLMALVTVYLLIQHRI